TCCCCGTCCCAAAAGCCAAAGTTCTTTGCCGTCTGTCTTCTGGACTTTTGGCTCCTCGCACAAATTTTCCTCCAGTCTCATATGCGCTCCATATCTGTTGTCAGCCTGTAAGTCCAGCACATGACGGGGCTGTAAGGATCAGCGGACGGGGTTGCCATAAGCGGCTGCTCGTGGCGGCTAGACTATAAGGGAGCCAGAAATTGGTCGTCTTGTGTTATTTTGCTGAATGAATGCAAACTATGGGTGGAACTTTACCCTTTGGGGTTCCATGAGGAAGGAGGTGAGCCTGTGATACGTTGAAACCATTTGGTGAATTCGCTCTGGTCACTGAATCCGCAATGGACGGCTACATGCGCAAGAGGGGACATACCTTGGGCCATGAGGTCCAAAGCTAGATTGATGCGACTGTTGATCATGAACTGGATGGGACTGACGGAGAAGTATCTCTTGAACTCCCGGCTGAAGTGGAACTTGCTAAGGCATGCCTCGCTGGCGATCCTCTCGAGGTATAACGGCTCGGAGCAGTGATCCTGGATGTACTGCGCGGCCCTGATGAGTCGCTCCGGCACAAGACTTTCCGGGGCAGCGCGCAAGTCAGGGCGGTCTGCGACTATGATGGTAACTTCGGGATACGAGGATCTGAGGTTGGCCAGCAGATTGAGCCGGGAAGGGCCGAGCATTTCGGCATCGAGAACGACAGCAACTACGCCGGAGGAGGCCAGGAACTCCATATCCTCCGTGTGGTTCTGAAAAACTATGACAGAAGATCTATTCGACGTTGTCATGTGCAGCCCCCCTTGATAAGGGACCTTTGCTACATGCACCTCAAAAAGCCTATCTGGATATTGTATGTGACCGGAGGTCATAGTGTCTGTGAGTACCTTTTAGGTAATTATGTTTACCGAGATCTTGAATGTCAATATCTTCTGCTTTGAGGACGATTGACCTCTGTTCCCTCCGTGGGGCCTCACGCAGGGCCCGTTCCTGCCTGGCTTGTTCGGTGACGTCCCGAAGTTCACCACCTTCTCCACGGCTTACCTACAATGCGCTGGGGTTGCAGCAGCGCTCAAACGCTCAGAATAGCTACACCGGGTGGCAAGAGGGGGTTGATCCGTGCGCAACAAGGGGTTGATGTTCCGCGGCAAACCAGCTATCTTCCTCTTTTCACGAACAGACAGTTCCAAAAGGACCACTCTACTGTGACCAAAAAGACAGATTCAATCTATGCTGCGCCCTTGCAGGAAATGATCGACTTTAAATTCGATGAACGGGTCGTTGCGGTTTTTCCCGATATGATACAACGCTCCGTTCCCGGGTACGGCATGATCATATCCAATATCGGCATCCTCGCCGGGAAGTACGCCCAGCCCGGGAGCCACTGCTATGATCTCGGCTGTTCGCTCGGAGCGGCCACCCTCGCGATGCGCCAGCGCATCAAGCAGCCGGAGTGCGACATAATCGCTGTTGATAACTCCCCCGCAATGATCGAGCGCGGGCGGGAGCTCCTCGCGCGCGATTCCGTGCCAACCGTTCCGGTGACGATGATCTGTGCCGATATCCAGGAGGTGGCTATCGAGAACGCCTCGGTAGTCGTCCTCAACTTTACCCTGCAGTTCATCCCGCCGGCGCAGCGTCTGGCGCTGATTCAGCGGATCCATGCGGGGCTGAGACCAGGCGGCATCCTCATCCTCTCAGAAAAGATCGCCTTCAGCGAGCCGGTGCGACAGCACTTTCATGAAGAGTTGCATCACGACTTCAAACGGGCCAACGGCTACAGCGACCTCGAGATCAGCCAAAAGCGCTCGGCGCTGGAAAAGGTGATGATCCCGGAGACCCTCTCCTGTCACCAGGAGCGGCTGGAGGCCGCGGGATTCTCTTCCTCAGATCTGTGGTTCCAGTGCTTCAACTTTGCCTCTCTGGTTGCGATAAAATGAAATTTTACGACACCCTCTATCCGCAACTCGCCGCCATGGGGCAGGAGCGCTGGGCAGAGCAACTGCAAGCGACCCTACCGGAAAGACTGGACCTCGACGGGCACGGCAAGATGGCGGCGTGGCTAAGCGCCCTCCAGTCGCTGCCGGAGATACGTCCCTCCCGAATCGAGCTGAAAGACAATGTCACCATCGGCTGCAGCAGCGATCTTGGTGACATCGACAGGGAGGAGCTGATCGCTCAACTCCAGGCATTTCACCCGTGGAGAAAAGGGCCCTACAACTTCTTCGGCATCAAGATCGATACCGAGTGGCGGTCGGACTGGAAGTGGGATCGCGTTTTTCCGCACATCCAGCCGCTGGCGGGACGCAGGGTCCTCGACGTCGGCTGCGGCAACGGCTATCACGGCTGGCGCATGCGCGGCGCCGGCGCCGATTTCGTGCTCGGGATCGAGCCGTTTCTCCTCTCGGTGCAGCAGTTCCAGGTGATGCAGCGCTACATACGCGATCCGCAGCATCATGGCATCCCCATCGGCATCGAGGATGTCCCCCCCGATCTCGCCTGCTTCGACAGCGTCTTCTCCATGGGCGTCCTGTACCATCGTCGTTCCCCCCTGGACCATCTTTTCGAGCTGAAGGGGTGCCTGCGCCGGGGGGGACAACTGATTCTGGAGACGCTGATTGTGGAAGGGGATCAGCAGACGATCTTCATGCCGGAGGGACGCTACGCGAAGATGCGCAATGTGTGGTTTCTGCCGTCGATTGCGGCGATGATGTTGTGGCTGCAGCGGTGCGGATTCACCGAGATTGCCTGCGTCGACACCAACCGCACCAGCCGCGAGGAGCAGCGCTCGACGGAGTGGATGCACTTTGAGTCGCTGGCGGATTTTCTTGATCCGGATGACCCGGAGAAGACGATCGAAGGGCACCCGGCACCGCTGAGGGCGGTTTTCACTGCGACGAGGCCATAGGTTTGCAGGGATTTATTAGTTTTCTGAATCTTTCTGCCCCGGTCCGCACGATCGACCGGGTTCTACACCCCACTCTCCCCTAGCTTAACGCCACCCTCCTGCGAATTTATTCCCTTCTGCACCTCTAATGACTTGCTAGTGCCTTTTAAGGCCAGTATACTGGCCTTAATCCCGTTCTTTAGGAGGTAGTCCTGTGATTGCATCTAGTGCTGAGCTCATCGCCGTGTTGAGGCAATACAATCCATGGTGGTCGGGGGCTCGTTTTCCGGATCTGCCTGCTTGGCGACGCGCAGCCTTTCGGGAAGTAAATGATTGGCTGCATGCCCCACCAGCAGGGCGTGCCCTGTTGCTATCGGGTCCGCGCCAGGTCGGCAAGACCACACTCCTGCTCCAGGCAATCGATGTGCTGCTGGATCAGGGGGTAGCACCCACCAATATACTTTACGCCACCTTCGACCATCCGCTGCTCAAGCTAATCGGGCTGGACGGCCTGCTCCGACTTTGGCGAGAGTTCGAGCCGGCGCGGGAGGGGGTTGAGTACCTCTTTCTCGACGAGATCCAGGCCACGAAGGACTGGCAGGTCTGGCTAAAGCATCAGGTGGACTTCGAGAAGAAGCGGCGGATTGCCGTGACGGGGTCTGCTACCCCGCTGCAGATGGAAGGGCAGGAGTCGGGAGTGGGCCGCTGGCACACCATCAGACTGGCAACACTCTCTTTCTACGAGTACCTGCAAATCCGCAACGATCCGATGCCGCAGTTGCCGCCGATGACCTCCCTGATGACGCTGTTCGGTAAAACCCCAGGGTGGTTTGCCCGCATTGGGGAGGACTCGCGGCCGTTGACCGGCCTTTTCCACGAATACCTCCTGCGCGGCGGTTTTCCACAAAGCACGTTAGTCAGCAGCATCCCGATGGCGCAGAAACTCCTCCGAGAGGACATTGTCGACAAGGTGCTGAAGCGGGATATGACCGCGCTGTTTGGGGTGCGGCGAGTGCTGGAGCTCGAACAGACCTTCCTGTATCTCTGTCTGCACGACGGCGGCCTTATGGACATGCAGGTACTTAGCAAAAACCTGGAGGTAAAGAAAGCTACCGCCAGTAACTTCATCGCCCTTTTGGAAGCGACCCACTTGATTTACCGCCTGCTTCCCTTCGGCTATGGGAAGGAGATTCTCAGGGGAAAGGCAAAGATCTACCTGGCTGACGCAGCGATCGCCCCCGGCGTCCTCCTGAAAGGAAAGGGGCTTCTGGAGGATGTGAACTCGCTGGGCCAGGCCGTCGAGACCGCCTTTTTCAAACATGTCTTCACCCGCTATTACCAGCGGAGCATCTCCTTCTCATATTGGCGCGGCGGGAAAAAGGACCTGGAAGTGGACATCATAGCTGATGTGGGGGGGCGGCTGGTGCCCTTTGAGGTCAAATACCGCGGAACCAATGTCACCAGCAATGAGCTAAAGGGACTAGTGGAGTTCTGCAAGGAACGTAAGGTGAAGCGTGCATATGTTATCACTAAGGATGCAGCAGACTTCGGAGTTCTGTCGCTGGGAGGGGGCGAGATCGAGGCCCTGAAAATCCCGGCTCCGCTGGCATGCTACTGGCTCGGTAGGTCAGAGATCGAGGCCACCGATGCTCAGGAAGCAGACGGCTAGGGGTTTCAGATTCCAGCTGTAACTCCATGACTGGCAAGGTGTCCAGAGCGTTGTAGTGGTGCGCATAGCCGCCTCCCCTTTATCCAATGATCGTCACCCCCGACACCCGTTTTGAGTATCGATCAAAGCTTAAAAACAATTTGCCGTTGTCCTTGCAACGAGAGGCCAAAAAGGTATTACCATATTCTCATGCCTCATGGACTGTGATGGCGAGTGAACTGCAATGACGCGCCTTCGAAGCCTTAACCCACCCGCCTTCCTGCCTCAGTATCGGTTTCAACCCTGATGTCTGTCAGGAGGAACTACCGATGAAAGATCAAAAGACAGGCTTTTCCACCCTCTGCGTACATGGCGGCGATGTGATGGACCCCCAGGGGGGGATACACGTCCCTCTCTACAATCACTCCACCTTCGGCTTCCCCTCGACGCAGGCACTGCTCGATGTGGTCGAAGGTCGCAAGGAAGGAAACTTCTATACGCGCTTCGGGCAGAATCCCACGATCCGCGCGGTGGAGCGCAAGCTGGCGTTGC
The DNA window shown above is from Geomonas sp. RF6 and carries:
- a CDS encoding response regulator transcription factor — protein: MTTSNRSSVIVFQNHTEDMEFLASSGVVAVVLDAEMLGPSRLNLLANLRSSYPEVTIIVADRPDLRAAPESLVPERLIRAAQYIQDHCSEPLYLERIASEACLSKFHFSREFKRYFSVSPIQFMINSRINLALDLMAQGMSPLAHVAVHCGFSDQSEFTKWFQRITGSPPSSWNPKG
- the cmoA gene encoding carboxy-S-adenosyl-L-methionine synthase CmoA, whose protein sequence is MIDFKFDERVVAVFPDMIQRSVPGYGMIISNIGILAGKYAQPGSHCYDLGCSLGAATLAMRQRIKQPECDIIAVDNSPAMIERGRELLARDSVPTVPVTMICADIQEVAIENASVVVLNFTLQFIPPAQRLALIQRIHAGLRPGGILILSEKIAFSEPVRQHFHEELHHDFKRANGYSDLEISQKRSALEKVMIPETLSCHQERLEAAGFSSSDLWFQCFNFASLVAIK
- the cmoB gene encoding tRNA 5-methoxyuridine(34)/uridine 5-oxyacetic acid(34) synthase CmoB encodes the protein MKFYDTLYPQLAAMGQERWAEQLQATLPERLDLDGHGKMAAWLSALQSLPEIRPSRIELKDNVTIGCSSDLGDIDREELIAQLQAFHPWRKGPYNFFGIKIDTEWRSDWKWDRVFPHIQPLAGRRVLDVGCGNGYHGWRMRGAGADFVLGIEPFLLSVQQFQVMQRYIRDPQHHGIPIGIEDVPPDLACFDSVFSMGVLYHRRSPLDHLFELKGCLRRGGQLILETLIVEGDQQTIFMPEGRYAKMRNVWFLPSIAAMMLWLQRCGFTEIACVDTNRTSREEQRSTEWMHFESLADFLDPDDPEKTIEGHPAPLRAVFTATRP
- a CDS encoding ATP-binding protein, with protein sequence MIASSAELIAVLRQYNPWWSGARFPDLPAWRRAAFREVNDWLHAPPAGRALLLSGPRQVGKTTLLLQAIDVLLDQGVAPTNILYATFDHPLLKLIGLDGLLRLWREFEPAREGVEYLFLDEIQATKDWQVWLKHQVDFEKKRRIAVTGSATPLQMEGQESGVGRWHTIRLATLSFYEYLQIRNDPMPQLPPMTSLMTLFGKTPGWFARIGEDSRPLTGLFHEYLLRGGFPQSTLVSSIPMAQKLLREDIVDKVLKRDMTALFGVRRVLELEQTFLYLCLHDGGLMDMQVLSKNLEVKKATASNFIALLEATHLIYRLLPFGYGKEILRGKAKIYLADAAIAPGVLLKGKGLLEDVNSLGQAVETAFFKHVFTRYYQRSISFSYWRGGKKDLEVDIIADVGGRLVPFEVKYRGTNVTSNELKGLVEFCKERKVKRAYVITKDAADFGVLSLGGGEIEALKIPAPLACYWLGRSEIEATDAQEADG